The sequence acaattgtatttttattgactAACATTAACCCCTTCTCTTGCATAAAGACTAAATGAGGTTGTTGTGAAATGTTATCAAAAAATAATTGTGACATTTCACACATCAAGATACTAAATAAAAACTCAGCAAAACAGTTGTGTTAAAGCATTTTGATTCAAATCTAAGTATCAGAGAGTTTTAAAGTACAGTCCAGAATGGTTACATGAAACCAGGGTCTTGTATAAAGGCCAAGGCCTGCATACCAAAGTGCAGAATCACAGGTGAATATCTACCTCCTCTTCCCCATTGTTTGCAGCACCCTCCTTACTGGTTTCATCCCCTGGTTGGGGCTCAACATTATCAGGAGCATCTCCTGGTTGGGGCTCAATATTATCAGGAGCATCTCCTGGTTGGGTGTCAACCTTATCTGGTTCATCTGTTGGTATGGGCTCAACATTATCTGGTTCATCTCCTGGTTTGGCTTCTAGTGAACTGGCCTCTTCCTCTGATTTGGTATCTACAGTCTGGAAGAGGTGCTCAGGAGTGAGAGCCAGTATTTGAACACTCAACACAAGCCACTCATGTGGATGGATCGGTTTACAGCACCATGGAGGGGAGCACTCAGAGTGTCACAATGAGGGGTACAGGGACCAGTTTAACTCCTTAGGTTAAAACTGTTGCTGATGTGGAATGGCAAGtcagttctcaaaaaaaaaaaacagacttgcGTTTCACCAAAAGTCAAGTACCGTACTTTGGTTAGGGGAAATGTTCAACAGATGGCATGAAGGAACAGGGGTCACGATTCATGACTACTGTCTACTGGATGAAGTAGTATGGGTGAACATTCCTCAGATCATAGTGACTGTATGATCTCAATATACATGTgaagaattcatcaaaaaattcCACCATGACcgaaaaataaatggaaaatggaaCCCATTTTTGACCTGTCAGCAAGTATAAAAATTCCAAAACCCCTAACAATTCAAAACTGCCGGATTCAGATTCAACTAAGCATAGATGCACAGATTATATTTACACCTGAATATATTTGCTTCACTTGCTTAATCACTTAATGAGCttagaaagagagaaagtaaaaTTACTGCCCGTTAGGGTGATGTAAGAATggagtcaccatggaaaccagaAATAGTGATTAGGGGGGTAATAACAGTTATCAGTTAAGTCACTATTTAAAGGTTCAGTAAACAAGGAATTTGTCGGGTTATGACATCATCTCTGTTTAATGGGCTTTAGTATGTGCAACCTTATGTGGATCAATACTATTGTAACAGAAAAGACCAGGgaagaaaacatgaaattaaacttaattaaagGTACAATCAGAAATGGCAGAAACAGCGGCAGTGTTAGCCTTCTAATTATCTCTGGATCTAAAAACAAAGTTTTGTGTTTGGAACGAGAAGAATATATTATGTCAGAGCTGGATGGTGTTTGTTGTTGTGCTGCCAGGTGTTGCAACTGCTCATTGTACCctcaaaaacttaaaataatacatacacataaacaaaaagaTGGGTTACAGGTTTTGATTAATGCCACAGCGCATGTTAGAAGTCTCCATCCATCAACACGTACTGTTAAATAAGCATTCTGCAAGGCTAAATGACAACATGTGTGGCTACCATCCTGTCCCAGTGCATCAGTTTGGTAACCACAGCAAATTTCACATGAAGCCAGATGATGATTTAATATCAGACTGAGACTCTATATAATATCTAAATAGTTCTATGTTACAAGGTATTCTACCGCACTCAccaagaatgaaaatttaaaaaaaggaaccCAAGGTAGAAAGGAAATATCTAACAATATCAGTGTTTAAATCAACATGGCTTCATGGCTTCATGATGATACAAAACAATtaccaaaaagaaataaatatatgtacgcatacatgaataaataaaaatacagtaattatttagACAGCAATGTTGAAATTAtagaatgaaacaaaaatatttgatctGTTAAGACTTAAATAGTTACCGGAGTCTCTTCAATGGGAGACTCTTTATCCTCAATAGTGGCCTACACACAAAGAAATGTGgttgtcagcatcattacacattcatttattcaaattaataatgACACATACTGCAATGATTAGTCAACAAATCTGTCTCTGGTCATGTCTTCATAACCGTTACTACTCATCTGTATCAGAGCCTGGAAGCTTATAAACATTTCTGTGAACTACTGTTCAAccttaaaacatgtttaaaagctAAAAAGTGaagctaataataaaaaagcagtactcataatttcataattggAAGGCAGTGAAATTATCAAATTATTGAAGTGAAATTACCAGAGGTGCCTCTGTAGGTGACTCCTTCTGAGTTTCTTGGATGGAAGCAGATTCCTACAGTacatgcaaatacaaaaacattcatGCTATCTCCAATTTCTGTTATCCTTCCAAATAACACCACCTGTTTTCCTATCATATCTTGCATCTCATACATAATTCATTTGGACACATTGCAGGCTTTTTCTACAGAGAACAATCATTAGCTAGATACAATATTGAACCAAGTGATGTGCTGCATATGACTTGAGTTTCTCTTATGCAATTCATTAGACATAAGTTATAGTTACCGGGGCTTCTTCACCGGGTTGCTCCTTTTCTATGTCCTCAACTGGAAGCTAAAGAATGGTTCAGACTTTTTTATCAACAATAAAATCTCAGGCTCAAACAAAGTCTTTGcgaaaacaatgttattttaagatCCACTACATAACTGTGCTTCTGACATCCAACTGTTgctaatgcaaaataaaaccaatacttAAAACTGATCCCAAAGCAtgtgtaaattaaaaagaaagtaataaaaGGCATAATAATTAGTATGCCATTTGACACAAATTAATGTCTAAAATGTACATTCATAAAAAGAAACTTATATAAAAGGAATTTATGTAACTGGctaatacaaaagaaaaagacagTTCAGAGCTTGCACTGGTAGTGTATGCAATTTTGGGTTATGGTAAAAAATCTACAAgtcaacaatataaaaaacaactatATGTATGTACACTTAtgtcaattatataaaaataatgttaaaacatttgttaaatcAAAGTTAAGTCAaatcaaatatgttttaaataacagAACTTATGGGTTCCAAAacatgggtttttaaaaaacaaaaggcaaAATGGCCAACATGCAGGCACtgtgttttgaattatttttcagaGGTACATACCTCAGCCTGCTCAGCTGCCTCAGTCTCAGCAGACACTGGAGGCTCCACAGTGGTCTTTATAAACAAGAGTACACAGATATGATCAATGGCTACAGATCATTTATGATCAGTTTGATGTTAGGGAATACATGTATATGTAGCCGAAAAGATAACATGGTGATCATATCATGACAGCGAGGGCAATAATCATGTTTTATGCACTGATAGAgaatgatgaagatgatgaaattttttaaaaacacagatattgatgaaaatgataaaaatagtaTCAACAGATTGATGTTAATTAAGATGACGATCATGACAACtatgatgaggatgaagatgtTGTGATGATTGTTATCACAATAATGATGGAAAGCATTGATGTAAAAACGTTGACAAtggtgttgatgatgatgatgatggtgatgattaTTTCTGATGACGTTCAGAGTTTAACTCTTTGTCACTCACTGTGGCCATCTCTGCAGGGGGGCTTGAAGCCGTGATCTCCGCTGGTTGTGTGTCTGTAGGAGGAGTGGTGACAGGAGCCTCCCCACCCTCAGGTACAGAGGCTGGGGCTGTTTCACCTTCTCTTTCAGCTACATCACCCTCTGGGGCCTCAGCCTCAgactttatatacatttataagagAACAATCAGAAAGACTGTCCAGTGACACCTTCACTACTTGACCAGTATAAAACCCTTAAgtttaaaactgctttgaaagATCTATACTTTGCAACAGTAGTTGTACAGTCAGTACAGTGGGAATTTGAGGCACAATAATCATGGGAGAGCTTGACAAcaaaattatatgaaaacaagaggaaaaactaactccaaaaatatattacaaagaaacattcatggaaataaataaatgcccaTTAACATTCATTAAGTAAGAGGTTTTTTAGGGATAGTACAGACCATTACAATCCAAATCTTTCCTTACTATCAAAAGACTGTCAACTCACCATCTTATCAAAGTCGGCCACAAATGTTGGGACTGTTGCATCCTAAAACATAACAGAGAATAAATAGGTAGAGTTAAGCAAATCAAATTTACTTGTGAAATCTGAAACAATCAGCTACAGTAGGTTAGactggaaattatttttttttcaaaataattcctGTGAGAAATGGTTTAATGGATCTTTTAGGGAAAAGGAATTAGTAGGGATTGTTACAGCATTCAATATAAAATAGCATTAGGTATATTAAAGCAGGGCCACAGTTATTTTTAACACTAGGTTCTGCATATTCATTGGAAAATTAGcgtaatcatttacaaaaataattttatttgttacttgtaagaaaaaaaaaacatatcagaaataatttaaaaactccCTGGTGGGTAAATTTTGTTTCAAATGGTGAGATCCATCATTTAATTCTtaactttttaaaagatattcttaaattatttaaaattctgttgtttttaaacaaaaccaCCAATTCTAAACATTGCTAAAATGCTATCATGCTGGCAAAACACTTTGGACAATGTGGCTGTTGTGTTTGGCCACACTGACAGTAATTCATAATGTCGTTATGAATTCTCTTTTAATCTATCGAAAAGTTAGATTAAACTTTCTAAGATCCTATTTACCTTAGAAAATCCGTTAAAAGCCTTGTTGGACACCTAAACCAAATCAAATAAGTAATTAGCATGTGAACCCTTAAAGACATGTATTTTAATTGCACAGACTTAGAGGACTGTAAATTCTATGTGAATTTAGCAAAACCAACAAACTATGAAAGCATgcaaaggagagagaggagaacagGTATCGGGACTGTGGTCTGTGGGGGGGTTCCAGGGTCCAAAGGGTTTTGTAGCAGGAAAATAGTAATTCATCTGCAGGCAGGAAAGGAGGGGAATATTCTTGCTGTAGTCTACTCTGCACTAAGCTAAGCAGAGTGGCAGGAAGTCAGGTACCTCTTCCAGCTCTGTATCTATTTCTTGGTATAACTTTCCATATCTCCGGTTTGCAACTTCGTCTTCAGACAGGTCTGAGTACTCTGGCTCTTTATGACAGACCTGTCCCTCTGCAATGGTACTTTTAGGATCAGAGGTGTCTTGTTGCCCAGGGAAGGAGGTAAAGGGGTCTTGAGATGGAACAGCCTCACCTGGCCAGCCTGCTGTAAAGTTTCCTTGGCCATCAGAAGAGAAGAAGCCACTGCTATCACTCACCTCCTGCCAGGAGCCTTTACTGGAGTTCTCAGAGTCTGCAGCTGGTGCAGGAGAAGCTTCCCACTGGGCAAACCCATTGGCATGTCCAGTTTTGTCATCAATGACATCAGAGTCTTTTTCTTCTCCACCAATCTCCTTTGTCCCAGTGGCTTCCCAACCCTCTGCCCACCCCTGGTTGTTCTCACTGGTAAATGGGTCCCCACCGCTTTCATTGGCAAAAGGATCAGATGTGACATCATTAGCAAATGGGTCCTGATTGCCCCCAGCAGCAAAAGGGTCTGATGTGAATTCAGTGACAAAGGGGTCCACTGCCAACTGTTCTTCGCCTCCTGGCTGGGTCTCTGCAAACGGATCAGAATGAAACCCACTTTTTGGACTCTCTGTTGATAACCCTTCAGTACCAAAAAGATTGCTGCCTGGATCACTTCCAGAAAAGCCACTGGGACCTTGGTCCGAGTTGGCAAATGGATCGTTCCCATTCCCAAATGGGTCATCCCCTCTTGCTGCAAAAGGATCATCCCCTGTACCAAATGGATCATTAACTTCAGTGTGAAATGGGTCTGAACTCGTAGTAGATTCAAGAACATTTTGAGGCATATTTGCTCCTGCTTTGGCTGGGTCTGAAAGCAGGCCATCCAAGCTTTCATTTTCAAGCTCTGAGATACACAGTGTTGCTTCAGGCTGATCCCAGTTGGCTGCAAATGCATCACCATGAAACCCAGAGTCAGCAGGGATAATCTGCTCGGGGACACCATCAGCCGTGCCCCAGTCTGCAGAGCACTCTTGGGCCACAGTGCCTTGTTCTGGTGCCACAACTGGATTCTTATTCTCGGTACATTCAAGCTCATCATCTGCATTGACACACCCACCGTTTTGTCCTGGGACATCACCCCATTCTTCAGCAGTCTCGTACTCTGACCCAGATCCGTCTAGATCAACTTGGCTAGACAGGCCCCATCTTGAACTATCTCCCTCTATGCCCTCCGTGGTATCCTGTATCTCCTGACCAAACTCATTGGTGAATATGATTCCAGGCATTGGTTGCAAGCCCACTGTCTCCTCTTCATCTCTCTCCTCTGACCTGCAACCTACCTTTTCTTCTGCCCATTCCACTTGATTTTTAGCCCAGTCTGTCTGACCTTCCTCTACACTCTCTTTCCCCTGTCCTGGATGTTGTTGCTTGGCCTTGTCACCCCCCACAGCACAAGGATCACAGTCTGGGTTTGGCTCAGGATAGTTTTCCGGATTCCAGGCTCTAACCTCATCTGTGGCTGCCTCTTCTTGAGGCTGTGATGCTGCCTCTGTAGGCCAGGCTTCGGCAGGCGGCCATCCCTGCACATCCACTGCAGGTTGAGCATTTCCAGATTCCTCTGTACCCGTAGTGGCAGAAGAGCCAAAATCAGCGGCCCAGTTGGCAGTGAAGCCAGCATCTGCCGCCTGATCAATGAAATAAAGATAACAAGTAGTTACTGTCCAAATAAGTTTCACCCATGATGGGGCCAAAAGAGGAAGGGACGGGGGCAAAATAAGTCAGATTTAAGTAGGGATATTttgattgagaaccactgtacaTGAATATGTGTAAACCGCAATACAATGTCACACTGGAGAAAAGGGGGAAAATTTtctaatttgtaacatttatgaataaattaacatttaaaaggttGTATGCCATTTTTTCAAAGTCTTGAAAGCTGGAGGTTAAATCTCCCATgaactttaattacattttcaagtgCTCCTTACTAAGACACTCTCGTCAGTCATTACTTACGGGCTGTGCAGGCTGTGCAGCATTTCCCTAGAAATGAACAGAGATATCAGAGGTATTTGCTGTCAAATTAATGCTGACAGGAATGCCTATAAGCTTGTAATGAAATTACAGTGATATCTTCACACTTCATGTCAGTGcaaatttattgttttacaagACTACAAATCTAGGGCACTTTTTTGACATCAGGACAGAAGACAGGATTCTGTCATCAAGTTACTAATAGCACCAAGATTGTTCTTCTTTACATTAGCTCACATAGATCAAAGAGTACAGGCAAAGAAAGCAGATTACCGTCCAAAGATCCCAAGGTAGTGTCTGTAAgaaaataatatgcaataatttAAGCTTTATTTCCTTATTGATTGATTCATGttgttacagtatataaataaaaatagaatgatTGCTAAGCTgtacaattttttatttgaagaagGACCTGAGATATGGGTGATTGGGTCTGCCCAATAGGTGTACTGGCATCAGGCTTGAACGGATCAAAATCCAAGTCCAGGAGAGATTCTTCAGGTTTCTCATTTGGCTAAAGTAAggacatacaaataaaattaactgacTATTAAATGAGGTCAAATTCTGCACAAGTAAACTATTTTACTCTAGCAGATATTTTCCTTTTTCCATACTACCAGTAAAGTAAGTGAATGCTCACTCACCTGTGGGGATGTAAAACTGATCTCTGGAAAACCTCCATCGAACAGGTCAATTATCTGCTCTTGTTGGAGCTCCTTGGTTGGAGTAACTTTTGGAGGAGGTGGTTTTGGAGGTCCCATCTTGAGCTGATATGAAGAGATACCATGTGTGCCTTTGAACCTCACAAATCAAAACCTCACAAATACTGGTCAAGGAGAGCATTTGTACTAATTTTAGTGCTGCACATCATGAATAAACTGCATGTTTATTCTAAATGCTGCTGTACTTGGAGGGGTTTCAGTCCTACCTGTGAAGGTGATTTGGGTCGAGGTGGGCCAGGAGATGTAGGCCTTAGTGTGTGGTTGGGGCTGGCAGCTGGGCTGCTGTCAGGGCTCTCATCATCAGGTGGGGTGGGAGTCCTGGCTAGTCGCAGGGGCCCTGAGTCACTGTCaataaaaaatgacacacaaatTAACATCTTGACGACTCATTATAGCTTCTTTTATTCtgaatatattattttcactagatCAGAGCTCTTGGTGGAGATTTCTAAGGACAGCTTGCAACCAACATGTCCAGGCTTTGATATGTGATCTATTTAAGAGATGGTCTTACTTCATCACAGTTTCCATTGTGTCCAAGTACTGTTAGAATTATCACAATGAGCTCTGCTTATCACCTGCATTTCACTTTGAAGCTATATTTGGATGTAATGATGCACCTTCAGTGTAGGACAAGTTTAagaatcactaaaaataacagttaaataaCAATGGGTTATTTTGTAAATTACAAGCAAGAGAGAAACATTTGAAGCATAATTATCCATCACCTACCAGAACAACAAAACTAAACACCATCATCATCTGCCTCAAGCACAGTGCTGTTGAACTATGGGGGTCCACTGCACTACAAACCAATTTTGTACACAGGACATTTACTTACTAAAGGGGTTCTTTCACAAAGAACAAGGTGTTTTTCTTTCTAAACTAAGAACAGTAAACCTCCAGTGTCTATACACACAGTAATATTCTATGCTTTTCCACTTACCGCTTCAGTCTGTAACGGGAAGAACACGAACAGAGCCAAACCatataaatgtttgaataaaagCCAGAATTATGGCACTAATCTTTCTTATTATAATATGACAATTCTTCAATCTTTGTCTACTATGCAACCATCAGTGCCATCAGCAAATGAGAACATTCTGTGCAGGGAGGTTAATGGAGGTTAAAGACTGTTCCTTACCTTGGTGCTCCCTGAATCGTGAACATTTTGTCCGAGTGCTGTTCAGCAAGCTTATTCATCACTTCATACAGCTTATGACAGAGCTGGatccaaaacagagaaagaaagaaatgtggaaaaaaaataattagtgtcAGTTGCGCCtgctaaatttttttatttttattccttttaattgtcattaataaaacaatagtatGCAAACCATAATACGTTCATAATAGTAATTCATCATCACCTTTATGAACAATGAATGCTCAAATGACAGAggtttttcttaatgtgaaataaagtaaaacaaatggTTTTCATTCCttcagtaaaagtaaaaataatgcatgtgtCAATAGAGTGATGCATTGACCTCTATACTGATCACACTGACACAAATAGAGCAGACCTTTGCCGTAGTTTCTGTGCTGAGCTGCATTTTGTACCCCTTCTGGCGAAAAAGTCTTTAGCAATGCACTGATGCCCACTGATGGCCACATGCTGTgtctaataataaacataatctACCAATGCGGAGTTCCCATCTAAGACATTATAACCTTCAGTGTAGACCCAAAATGACAGATAATGACAGATGTGGAGGAAAAAATAGCACTGATTAATGTCTCTAACACTAGAAAAATAAAGGCTAGAAAATAAGATAAAGAGCAATATTCAGCATTCAAAGAATATTTAGTTATCTATTGGTTGAATGTAGAGCAGGCAGTGCATTTAACAAAGTTGTTTTCCCACACTGCATTGTTAAAGAGTTAAATAGCCCTATAAATATCactcagtcgttcatcagtgtcTCTTCTGTCATTTAGAaaacagacccccccccccccccacacacacacacacatacacattatctGTCTTTCATGAGTAATAGCAACAGCACAACTAGCAGCTTGAATAGAAAATTCGATTTCAGATGAAGCATGAGAGCTTTTCTCTGACTGACTGCATGGATCAGAAACAAAGCTCCTAATCTTACTATGTAAATCtgtgaattttgtcataaatcactctTGAAAACACAGTAGCCTGTGACTGCTCTATAAACCCTCATATAGCAGGAACTATTCCTAGGATGTCAGTCTCACTGTGTTGATGTTACTCACTACATGTCTAGAAACAAGTATGACTCAGAAGGCGGAAcatgtgctttgtgttttttttgagcaCCCCGTTTATTGTTTGTGACATTTAGGAGGAGCATCTTGTTTAACAGCTTCAAGAGCTTTAGAAATTAAACCAACTCACAAAAGAGATCTCCCTGTGGAATCGGGCTTCCAGGCTGGAGACGTTCCGGAAGGTGCTCACATAGAACCCCACCCGACTGCAAAGAGCAAAGGAGAAGAATAACCATTAGGCTCCAGCCTCCAACAAGTGCGCAATATGTTGAAGAAGCATCTGGACAATGttcaaagagaaaaacagatggaCGCTCATGATGCCATGAAGAGTTTAGGAATTTAGGAACTTCGTATCACATTTGTGAAAAGCACTACTTATGTGAAAAAGGCAAATTTGATGCACTAACACAAACCTCTGCACCTCAAACATTACTGTACATCAGTAAGATATTAAAGCTTTTTAAtcctttttaaacaaaaaatgggAACTCATATTTGCAATTTTCAAATTGCTGCTATAAGCTAAAATGCCTCAGCCCACGCTCATGCATCggtaaaaatcataaaatcctAAATAATACAAATCTAAAGTAAAACAGCCATTTTTGATGTCTGCAACAGTTATGAATGTATCTCAGTCATTTTTTCTCTCTGGTCTGAGCTGAATTGAGCATGGCTGCAGGGCCTTGTGCAGAGAGGAAGCTGCCGATTGGATAGATTATGTAACTAGGTTGTTGCTCCAGTGAGCAGACAGACCCTCTCAGCAAAACAACATAGTGCTTACCAAAGCATATTCACCACAACATACAACTGACCATAATGTACAGCACATACACCTTACTTATATTACCAGCAAAACACTGTCTACAACAACACTCAAAATACTAAgtcattaaaggtatagttcacccatcatttactcaatcgcgttgtttcaaacctgtttttgtccaaataacaaaaagtcagtggggtccaaaacaacattagaCCAAACACTTTCACTGcatgaaaaaaatcatctttccatggttgaaagaaagactttcattatatggacaaacaCAGAAGGAAAGAaagtctggaatgacatgaaagttACTATagagtgacagaattttcatttttggttgaactgttcctttaatattttattttttgtttgtaattttcatttatatagttACATGAAAAAACATTATAAGAGCTCTAAATAAACTGGTGAATAATTCTAGACACTTACATTCTGATCTTTGTGACAAAGCAGATGACTCCTGTTGTGTAAAACAGCTATTTATAGCATGTAACCGCATCTACCATATCAGTCCTGCTATTATCATCGATATGAATGTTGTCCATATCCAACGCATTCAATCAACAATGCAGAAATACACTACCCTTCAACCCACACGTCAGGCCACTAGCTTAACACCACAGAGTTCCTTTAAATATTAACTCCcgccagaaaaacataaaaagcaaggATGTTTTTGCAACAAGACAAACAGTATTCAATTTACATAAATTGCATCTTACAAATTTGCCACAATTTCTTCTTAGATCTCTGCAGCATATTCCTTTCCCTTTCAAAGTCTTGATAAAACAACATCTTACCTCCTCTACTGTTTGTAACCGCAGCGGTGACATGAGTGTTCACAGCCAGCATGCTGTGCAACTAATGGATAAATGTTGAATGCTGGGATGTCCTTTGgttaaatgaaatcaatattatCGGCCAGAGCCTTGTATTGTCAGGGCACCAGGCTGTAACTATTACTGCCACCCCTCTGAGAGTACAGTAATTATACTGGGCATGATATGGCAAGGCTTTCGTTATATAAGAGATTGATGGCTAATTATTGAGCTAGTCTTGCATATAATTTTGTTCACCAGTTAGTGTTGAATGTCAAGAAAGTGTCAAAACATGACCCACTGAAATGTCCAACTAGAACAATGCAAATGAGGCAGTTTTAACTCTCTTGGTCTTTTTCGCACCATATAGACATTTGTAATGAATCCATACAATTTAAAACCTGGTGGTCTCATCATATCAAATGTTTCTCAACAGAATTAAAACAATGAACCAGCTACTATTGACAGACATCAGGATACAAaagtcatatatttaaaatacatttatttcattctaagtatagttcaaatctattagcATATTTCCTGACATATCacttgagacttactgatataaaaattataattaaactttatatggagtactacttgtgcacaatgcacataaTATTAAACCTAAAACGTGTTTTAATGTCAgttttgatgaggattgtatggtCTTTGAATAGTATTGATCTTAAAATGCAAGATATTCAAAGTCTACCTAAAGTATACTTGAAATATTTCCACTTTAGCAAAATCAAATATACTTAACCATGCTTTAGTTGGACTACTTCCCcataattaaagtgcattaagtacaaaattagttgttccaatttagcagactttaagtatatcagtttgcagggtatttttattaagcacataaatatgtaaatgtatttgtatacattttagtgtatttatttttctctagGGTAACCAAACCAGAATGCTTTTCATgtaaaacacagatttcagtaGCAGtcagtcttaaaggggtcatcggatgcccatttttcataacttgatatgattctttagggtcttaatgaaaagtttataacatactttggttaaaatttctcaatggtagtgtaaaaaacacagtttttaccctgtcaaaatgagCTCTGTTTTTAGCAAGccatttaaatgctaatgagctctgctgaccccgcccctctcttctgtgggttGACGAGCAGTGCGGTTTACTTTAGCTGCGAAACTTGCTTACTAACacattaggaaaggtgatttgcaaagattcataaaaaacccttatactcGTGTCTTCTGTAGATGAATCtcgatcacgaatgattcgcacGGACATCGGATCGGATTTAGGCCGATCGGGGATCAGTGCATTCCCTTGAAAACGAAAGTAACGTTAATcctctgcgtcttcagcggctcagatgtcgggagtaaatgacgactttTATGTTCaatattacatccaacaacaaaacacctcaattgctTAATCGGAGATGTgcttgtcttcccctgcaccgGAGTCGACACAACGGCAGTCAGCtctcagctcactcagggcgggtctaaggtaagacagccttgtcaatcaactatcgtgggaggggcctgtgcagaactacatcATTGTTACAGggatctcagaacagcctgagcCACTGTGTGGATTTTCATCATAGGATGGATgtttacacacacttccaacacacatttatgttcaaacaacaacaacaaaagtgaattttgcatctgatgaaCCCATTAAAATGTCTC is a genomic window of Cyprinus carpio isolate SPL01 chromosome B2, ASM1834038v1, whole genome shotgun sequence containing:
- the LOC109093582 gene encoding amphiphysin-like isoform X2, translated to MAEIKTGIFAKNVQKRLSRAQEKVLQKLGKADETKDEQFEQCVQNFKRQEFEGSRLQREMKAYIAAVKGMQQASRNLTESLHEVYEPDWHGKDDVMTIGKNCDVLWEDFHQKLVDSTIDTLETYLTQFPDLKIRVAKRSRKLIDYDSARHHLETLQTSTIRNEKKIAKAEEDLKKAQKVFDDLNVGLQDELPTLWDSRVGFYVSTFRNVSSLEARFHREISFLCHKLYEVMNKLAEQHSDKMFTIQGAPSDSGPLRLARTPTPPDDESPDSSPAASPNHTLRPTSPGPPRPKSPSQLKMGPPKPPPPKVTPTKELQQEQIIDLFDGGFPEISFTSPQPNEKPEESLLDLDFDPFKPDASTPIGQTQSPISQTLPWDLWTGNAAQPAQPAADAGFTANWAADFGSSATTGTEESGNAQPAVDVQGWPPAEAWPTEAASQPQEEAATDEDATVPTFVADFDKMSEAEAPEGDVAEREGETAPASVPEGGEAPVTTPPTDTQPAEITASSPPAEMATTTVEPPVSAETEAAEQAELPVEDIEKEQPGEEAPESASIQETQKESPTEAPLATIEDKESPIEETPTVDTKSEEEASSLEAKPGDEPDNVEPIPTDEPDKVDTQPGDAPDNIEPQPGDAPDNVEPQPGDETSKEGAANNGEEEEKMPIPSVVIEPASSNEGDDDRDGDITSPIASSGNGVIAECHTTKDISSGMPPGYLFKVETMHDFEAANLDELELKKGDIVLVVPTELTEDQDAGWLTGIRESDWLQRGTSAQKGLFPENFTQRLE
- the LOC109093582 gene encoding amphiphysin-like isoform X1, encoding MAEIKTGIFAKNVQKRLSRAQEKVLQKLGKADETKDEQFEQCVQNFKRQEFEGSRLQREMKAYIAAVKGMQQASRNLTESLHEVYEPDWHGKDDVMTIGKNCDVLWEDFHQKLVDSTIDTLETYLTQFPDLKIRVAKRSRKLIDYDSARHHLETLQTSTIRNEKKIAKAEEDLKKAQKVFDDLNVGLQDELPTLWDSRVGFYVSTFRNVSSLEARFHREISFLCHKLYEVMNKLAEQHSDKMFTIQGAPSDSGPLRLARTPTPPDDESPDSSPAASPNHTLRPTSPGPPRPKSPSQLKMGPPKPPPPKVTPTKELQQEQIIDLFDGGFPEISFTSPQPNEKPEESLLDLDFDPFKPDASTPIGQTQSPISQTLPWDLWTGNAAQPAQPAADAGFTANWAADFGSSATTGTEESGNAQPAVDVQGWPPAEAWPTEAASQPQEEAATDEVSNKAFNGFSKDATVPTFVADFDKMSEAEAPEGDVAEREGETAPASVPEGGEAPVTTPPTDTQPAEITASSPPAEMATTTVEPPVSAETEAAEQAELPVEDIEKEQPGEEAPESASIQETQKESPTEAPLATIEDKESPIEETPTVDTKSEEEASSLEAKPGDEPDNVEPIPTDEPDKVDTQPGDAPDNIEPQPGDAPDNVEPQPGDETSKEGAANNGEEEEKMPIPSVVIEPASSNEGDDDRDGDITSPIASSGNGVIAECHTTKDISSGMPPGYLFKVETMHDFEAANLDELELKKGDIVLVVPTELTEDQDAGWLTGIRESDWLQRGTSAQKGLFPENFTQRLE
- the LOC109093582 gene encoding amphiphysin-like isoform X4, producing the protein MAEIKTGIFAKNVQKRLSRAQEKVLQKLGKADETKDEQFEQCVQNFKRQEFEGSRLQREMKAYIAAVKGMQQASRNLTESLHEVYEPDWHGKDDVMTIGKNCDVLWEDFHQKLVDSTIDTLETYLTQFPDLKIRVAKRSRKLIDYDSARHHLETLQTSTIRNEKKIAKAEEDLKKAQKVFDDLNVGLQDELPTLWDSRVGFYVSTFRNVSSLEARFHREISFLCHKLYEVMNKLAEQHSDKMFTIQGAPSDSGPLRLARTPTPPDDESPDSSPAASPNHTLRPTSPGPPRPKSPSQLKMGPPKPPPPKVTPTKELQQEQIIDLFDGGFPEISFTSPQPNEKPEESLLDLDFDPFKPDASTPIGQTQSPISQTLPWDLWTGNAAQPAQPAADAGFTANWAADFGSSATTGTEESGNAQPAVDVQGWPPAEAWPTEAASQPQEEAATDEDATVPTFVADFDKMSEAEAPEGDVAEREGETAPASVPEGGEAPVTTPPTDTQPAEITASSPPAEMATTTVEPPVSAETEAAEQAELPVEDIEKEQPGEEAPESASIQETQKESPTEAPLATIEDKESPIEETPEKMPIPSVVIEPASSNEGDDDRDGDITSPIASSGNGVIAECHTTKDISSGMPPGYLFKVETMHDFEAANLDELELKKGDIVLVVPTELTEDQDAGWLTGIRESDWLQRGTSAQKGLFPENFTQRLE